GTTCGCGGGTTCGGTCGATGTAACCCGTCCGGTGCGAGGTGATGGTGGACGGCGTACCGGGATCCACGTCCAGGACGCCCCTGCGCCGCTCCTCCGGGAACAGTGCGGCGACCTTGTGCCAGACGGCCAGGGTGCGTTCGGTCGGGCCGGTCAGGAAGGCCGCGTCGCCCTCGTACGGCGTGTAGGTGGCCTGGATGAAGTCACGTACGTCTATGCGCTCGCGCCAGCGTCCGGCCGCGAAGCCGCGCCAGGCGTCCGGGGATTCCGGGGATTCCGGGGATGCTGTCACCTCGGTCGGGACCACCGCCGTCATCACTGCCTCCGTGTCCGTGGGCCATACCGTCCGCGCTGATCTCGCGGACACACCTTCATCCACGATGTTCGTCCCCGCGCGACGGCACGGACAGGGCCGTCGGGTGGCGCCCGACGCGCCGTCAGGCCCCGCGCGAGGGGCCGGTCCTCCCGCGACGCCGGGCCGTTCGCCCCTTCCTCGCGCTCCCCGGGCCGTCCCTGCGGGCCGAACGTCCCCCTGTCGGCCCCCGGACGGCCCATGCCGGCCGGGCTCGTGGACGCGAGGCTGACCGTGCACGCAGGACGACGCCGACCGGAAGGACGAAAAGATGACCGTGCGGGTAGGAATCAACGGCTTCGGACGCATCGGACGCAACTACCTGCGCTGCGTCCTGGAGCGGGCCGAGACCGGAAGCGGCACGGCCGTCGAGGTGGTCGCGGTCAACGACATCACCTCCCCGGCGGCCCTCGCCCATCTGCTGGAGTTCGACTCCACCTACGGCAGGCTGCGCCGTACCGTCGCCCACGACGACACGTCGATCACGGTCGACGGGCACCGCGTCGCGGTGACGGCCGAACGCGATCCGGCGGCCCTGGCGTGGGGCGACCTGGGTGTGGACGTGGTCATCGAGGCGACCGGCCGCTTCCGTACCCGCGAGGACGCCGGACTGCACCTGAAGGGCGGCGCCCGCAAGGTGCTGCTGTCGGTGCCCGGCAAGAACGTCGACGCCACCGTCGTGATGGGCGTCAACGAGGCCACGTACGACCCGGACAGCGACCACGTCGTGTCGAACGCCTCCTGCACGACCAACTGTGTCGCCCCGATGGTCAAGGTCCTCGACGACGCCTTCGGCATCGACAAGGGCCTGATGACCACGATCCACGGCTACACCAACGACCAGGTCGTCCTCGACGGCCCGCACAAGGACCCGCGCCGTGGCCGTACCGCGGCCGTCAACATCATCCCCACCAGTACGGGAGCCGCCCGCGCCGTCGGACTCGTGCTTCCCGAACTCGCTGGCACGCTCGACGGGTTGGCGGTCCGCGTCCCCGTGGAGGACGGTTCCCTCACCGACCTGACCCTGGTGCTCGACCGTGCCGTCTCCGTCGAGGAGGTCAACACCGCCTTCCGCGAGGCCGCCGACGGTCCGCTGCACGGGATACTGCGGGTCTCCGACGCCCCGATCGTCTCCCGCGACGTGATCGGCGACCCCGCCTCCTGCGTCTTCGACGCACCGCTCACCCAGGTGCACGGCGACCTGGTGAAGGTCTTCGGCTGGTACGACAACGAGTGGGGCTACACCAACCGGCTGCTCGACCTCACCGAGTACGTCGCGGCCCGGCTCCCCGGAAGCTGAGGGACGGGGCGGGGAATGCCATGAAGTGCTTCGCCCGGCGGAGTCCCCTCCGACGTGCGCTCACCGCGGTGACGCGTCCGCGGCTCGCGTCGGCACGGTTCGCGTCGGTACTTCTCG
This sequence is a window from Streptomyces ortus. Protein-coding genes within it:
- the gap gene encoding type I glyceraldehyde-3-phosphate dehydrogenase — its product is MTVRVGINGFGRIGRNYLRCVLERAETGSGTAVEVVAVNDITSPAALAHLLEFDSTYGRLRRTVAHDDTSITVDGHRVAVTAERDPAALAWGDLGVDVVIEATGRFRTREDAGLHLKGGARKVLLSVPGKNVDATVVMGVNEATYDPDSDHVVSNASCTTNCVAPMVKVLDDAFGIDKGLMTTIHGYTNDQVVLDGPHKDPRRGRTAAVNIIPTSTGAARAVGLVLPELAGTLDGLAVRVPVEDGSLTDLTLVLDRAVSVEEVNTAFREAADGPLHGILRVSDAPIVSRDVIGDPASCVFDAPLTQVHGDLVKVFGWYDNEWGYTNRLLDLTEYVAARLPGS